The following are encoded together in the Flavihumibacter fluvii genome:
- a CDS encoding acetyl-CoA C-acyltransferase: MKNVFIVDAVRTPIGRYGGALSSIRPDDLLALVIKALVQRNPTIDIHAIEDVIAGAANQSGEDNRDVARMAALLAGLPVSVGGNTVNRLCASGLQAIMDAARAIACGDGDLYIAGGVESMTRAPFVMAKSEGPWSRKTEVFDSTIGWRFTNKKLAEMYYPFSMGETAENVARQWQVSREDQDRFALASQEKYAQAKALGKFQNEIIPVESYTTLSPSIVSADEHPRSTSLEKLSALKPAFAADGSVTAGNSSGINDGAAAVLLASEAAVHKYGLQPMARVVSMAVAGVDPSVMGIGPVPATRKALLRAGITENEIGLVELNEAFAAQAIACMRELKIEPAIINVNGGAIALGHPLGCSGARISATLIHEMKRRGSRYGLATMCVGVGQGAAIIYELYKP; this comes from the coding sequence ATGAAAAATGTCTTCATTGTTGATGCGGTCCGCACGCCTATTGGCCGGTATGGTGGCGCATTGAGCAGTATCCGACCCGATGACCTGCTTGCTCTTGTCATTAAAGCACTGGTCCAAAGAAACCCTACCATTGATATCCATGCTATTGAGGATGTGATTGCCGGCGCTGCTAACCAAAGCGGGGAAGACAACCGTGACGTGGCCAGGATGGCTGCCTTACTGGCCGGGTTACCGGTTTCTGTGGGTGGAAATACGGTAAACCGGCTCTGTGCTTCTGGATTACAGGCTATTATGGATGCCGCCCGGGCAATTGCCTGCGGCGATGGCGACCTCTATATTGCCGGCGGGGTGGAAAGCATGACCCGGGCTCCTTTTGTAATGGCGAAATCAGAGGGTCCCTGGAGCCGAAAAACTGAAGTGTTTGATTCTACGATCGGCTGGCGCTTTACCAATAAAAAACTGGCTGAAATGTACTACCCCTTCTCTATGGGGGAAACCGCTGAAAATGTGGCCAGGCAATGGCAGGTCAGCCGCGAAGACCAGGATAGGTTTGCGCTGGCCAGCCAGGAAAAATATGCTCAGGCTAAAGCTCTGGGTAAGTTTCAAAATGAAATCATTCCGGTTGAATCCTATACCACCTTGTCACCTTCTATTGTGAGCGCCGACGAACATCCGAGATCTACCTCCCTCGAAAAGCTGTCTGCCCTGAAACCTGCTTTTGCTGCGGACGGATCGGTTACCGCAGGAAATTCAAGCGGTATCAATGATGGCGCAGCAGCGGTTTTGCTGGCCAGCGAGGCGGCCGTGCATAAATATGGTTTGCAGCCAATGGCCAGGGTAGTATCGATGGCTGTTGCCGGGGTAGATCCTTCAGTTATGGGAATTGGCCCTGTTCCTGCCACTAGGAAAGCCTTGTTACGGGCCGGGATAACCGAAAATGAAATCGGACTGGTTGAACTGAATGAGGCCTTTGCTGCGCAGGCCATTGCCTGTATGCGGGAACTGAAAATTGAACCAGCTATAATAAATGTTAATGGTGGTGCCATCGCCCTGGGCCATCCGCTGGGTTGCAGTGGCGCCAGGATCTCTGCTACCCTTATCCACGAGATGAAAAGAAGGGGCTCGAGGTACGGATTGGCTACAATGTGTGTAGGGGTCGGACAAGGCGCTGCGATCATCTATGAACTGTACAAACCTTAA
- a CDS encoding energy transducer TonB, which translates to MKPELILRSDLLDILFEHRNKDYGAYALRRQYNDHLMAGIGGMVLLSAGLWLYTLSNHNNKGNANSLPVFTVSDTFHLSPPPDLATPPPPPPPPQAHKPRIKTVDNTQFVIDPDVAHSELPEQNDLYDARIGTTTTSGDPDIGINTGPAIIDHGPVKAAPIPPPMEEAPEILLTASVMPQFPGGDAALQKWLSRQLRPQEEQQPGQRIKVVVRFVVDKTGDIDRVELVQQGGEPYDNEVLRVIHKMPRWTAGQHMGKTVAVWFSIPIIFEMPEQ; encoded by the coding sequence ATGAAGCCAGAACTTATTTTGCGCAGTGACCTGCTGGATATTCTCTTCGAGCACCGTAACAAGGATTACGGCGCTTACGCACTCAGGAGGCAATATAACGACCACCTGATGGCTGGTATTGGCGGAATGGTGCTGCTATCGGCCGGACTTTGGCTCTATACCCTCAGCAATCATAATAATAAAGGGAACGCCAACAGCCTGCCCGTTTTTACCGTTTCCGATACCTTTCATTTATCACCACCGCCAGATTTAGCAACCCCACCGCCACCGCCACCACCGCCACAAGCCCATAAACCACGGATTAAAACGGTCGATAATACCCAATTTGTCATCGATCCTGATGTGGCGCATTCCGAACTACCTGAGCAAAATGACCTTTATGATGCCCGGATCGGTACAACCACTACTTCGGGAGATCCGGATATTGGGATAAACACCGGTCCGGCGATTATCGACCATGGCCCGGTAAAGGCTGCCCCCATTCCACCGCCAATGGAAGAAGCCCCTGAAATATTGTTAACGGCATCCGTAATGCCACAGTTCCCGGGTGGTGATGCAGCCTTGCAAAAATGGTTATCCAGGCAACTCAGGCCCCAGGAAGAGCAGCAACCCGGACAAAGAATAAAGGTGGTCGTACGGTTTGTGGTGGACAAAACCGGTGACATTGACCGGGTAGAATTGGTGCAGCAGGGTGGGGAACCCTATGATAATGAGGTATTGCGGGTCATCCATAAAATGCCCCGGTGGACAGCCGGTCAGCATATGGGTAAAACAGTGGCTGTTTGGTTTAGTATTCCCATAATTTTTGAAATGCCTGAACAATAG
- a CDS encoding low molecular weight protein-tyrosine-phosphatase: MRILMVCLGNICRSPLAEGIMQQKVAEAGLHWQIDSAGTNGFHDGEAPHQLSQKVARLNGIDISRQKARKFVAADFDRFDIIYAMAPDVLDEMKSIARNQYDSSKAMLLLDILYPGQQREVPDPWYGPEPGYHEVFRLIDEACDAIIQQSPFRTASHV, encoded by the coding sequence ATGAGAATTTTGATGGTATGCCTGGGTAATATCTGCAGAAGCCCACTGGCGGAAGGAATAATGCAGCAGAAAGTAGCGGAAGCCGGACTGCACTGGCAGATCGATAGTGCGGGTACCAATGGATTCCATGATGGGGAAGCACCACACCAGCTGTCACAGAAAGTGGCCCGGTTGAACGGTATCGATATTTCCAGGCAAAAAGCGAGGAAATTCGTTGCAGCAGATTTTGACCGGTTCGATATCATTTACGCCATGGCACCAGACGTTCTGGACGAGATGAAAAGTATTGCCCGAAACCAATATGACTCGAGCAAAGCCATGTTGCTGCTCGATATACTTTACCCCGGACAGCAACGTGAAGTGCCAGATCCCTGGTATGGCCCCGAACCAGGTTACCATGAAGTATTCCGGCTGATCGACGAAGCCTGTGATGCCATCATTCAACAATCACCATTTAGAACTGCAAGCCATGTCTAA
- the rlmN gene encoding 23S rRNA (adenine(2503)-C(2))-methyltransferase RlmN, which yields MLKLERKNIRQLSKDELETYFEEMGEKKFRAKQVYEWLWARQAQRFEDMTNLSKELRGRLAEHFTLPALTSDLTQHSADGTLKSRFRTVDGHLVEGVLIPTDERKTACVSSQIGCSLSCKFCATGYMDRKRNLEFDEIYDEVVLINQQSEKVYGKKLTNIVFMGMGEPLLNYKNVLKAIEMISSPEGLGMSPRRITVSTAGVAKMIRQLGDDKVRFKLALSLHAANDAKRHEIMPINDSNDIKSLIEALNYFYQQTGNEITFEYILFKDFNDSLQDAAELVRIYRQVPADLINIIEYNPIDLASFEKPEEDKVMQFMQYLEKHRVNVRLRRSRGKDIDAACGQLANKDGH from the coding sequence ATGTTAAAGCTGGAGAGAAAGAATATCAGGCAGTTATCGAAGGATGAACTGGAAACCTATTTCGAAGAGATGGGGGAGAAGAAATTCCGCGCCAAACAGGTATATGAGTGGCTTTGGGCCAGGCAGGCGCAGCGTTTTGAGGATATGACGAACCTCAGTAAAGAGCTGCGTGGCAGGCTGGCTGAACATTTTACTTTGCCGGCCCTGACTTCAGACCTTACCCAGCATAGTGCCGACGGAACGCTCAAAAGCAGGTTCCGCACGGTTGACGGCCACCTGGTGGAAGGCGTTCTTATCCCCACCGACGAACGAAAGACTGCCTGTGTATCTTCCCAGATCGGTTGCTCCCTGAGTTGCAAATTCTGTGCAACCGGGTATATGGACCGGAAAAGGAACCTGGAATTCGATGAAATCTACGATGAAGTGGTGCTGATCAACCAGCAAAGTGAAAAAGTATATGGTAAAAAGCTTACCAATATTGTCTTTATGGGCATGGGTGAGCCGCTGCTCAACTATAAAAACGTCCTGAAAGCGATTGAAATGATCAGTTCGCCGGAGGGATTGGGTATGAGTCCACGGCGAATCACTGTTTCAACAGCAGGTGTGGCAAAAATGATCCGGCAGCTGGGGGATGATAAGGTGCGGTTTAAACTTGCCCTGTCATTGCATGCGGCCAACGATGCCAAACGCCATGAGATCATGCCGATCAATGACAGTAATGATATCAAAAGCCTGATAGAAGCCCTGAATTATTTTTACCAGCAAACAGGGAATGAAATCACTTTTGAATACATCCTCTTTAAAGACTTTAACGATTCCTTACAGGATGCTGCGGAACTGGTACGGATTTACCGCCAGGTACCGGCTGATCTTATTAATATTATCGAATACAATCCCATTGACCTGGCCAGTTTCGAAAAGCCCGAGGAAGATAAAGTGATGCAATTCATGCAGTACCTCGAGAAGCACCGGGTGAATGTGCGCTTACGGAGAAGCCGTGGAAAAGACATCGATGCGGCCTGCGGTCAACTTGCGAATAAAGACGGTCATTAA
- the hisS gene encoding histidine--tRNA ligase: MSKPSLPAGTRDFSADVVRKRHYIFNTIKQVFEVYGFQPLETPAMENLSTLMGKYGEEGDKLIFKVLNNGLSDPKNIEKARSSFEQVLQGRNDPNFTERALRYDLTIPFARYVAMNFGQLTLPFKRYQVQPVWRADRPQKGRYREFYQCDADVVGSRSLLNEVELTAIYRTVFQRLGIPVEIRINSRKILAALAERCGGAEKITDITIAIDKLDKIGLEKVKEELVSRGLSPDQLMTIEKYLSITGSNVEKISAVRDLLGDIPLASQGIHELEYLLSYPTNPGKTAADILCDFTLARGLNYYTGIIFEIKAIGVQMGSIGGGGRYDDLTGLFGVPNVPGVGISFGVDRIYDVMEELDLFPAAVQSGTKVLFFNLGDAESRVAYALLQQLREAGIAAEIYHEQAKFDKQFKYAEKKNIPFIVILGSEELISNTCKVKNLQSGEQQVIAQQELRDYTFSI, from the coding sequence ATGTCTAAACCCTCACTGCCAGCCGGCACCCGAGATTTCAGTGCTGATGTCGTAAGAAAACGGCACTATATATTCAATACCATCAAACAGGTCTTTGAAGTTTATGGCTTCCAGCCACTGGAAACGCCGGCGATGGAAAACCTGAGTACCCTGATGGGTAAATATGGTGAGGAAGGCGATAAACTGATCTTCAAGGTCCTGAATAATGGATTGTCTGATCCGAAGAATATAGAAAAAGCCCGTTCCTCTTTTGAACAGGTGTTGCAGGGCAGGAATGACCCGAACTTTACTGAACGTGCCCTGCGTTATGACCTCACCATTCCGTTTGCCAGGTATGTGGCCATGAACTTCGGGCAACTGACCCTGCCGTTCAAACGCTACCAGGTACAACCGGTATGGCGTGCCGACCGGCCGCAGAAAGGACGGTACCGGGAATTCTACCAATGTGATGCAGATGTGGTGGGGAGCAGGTCGCTTTTAAATGAGGTAGAACTGACTGCCATTTACAGAACTGTATTTCAGCGATTAGGCATCCCTGTTGAAATCAGGATCAATAGCCGGAAAATTTTGGCAGCCCTCGCTGAACGTTGTGGTGGTGCAGAAAAAATTACCGACATCACTATCGCGATTGATAAGCTGGACAAGATCGGGTTGGAAAAAGTGAAAGAAGAACTGGTGAGCCGCGGACTATCCCCTGACCAGCTAATGACCATAGAAAAATACCTGTCCATCACCGGTAGTAATGTTGAAAAAATTTCTGCAGTACGAGACCTGCTGGGTGATATTCCACTTGCCAGCCAGGGTATTCATGAGTTGGAATACCTGCTGTCCTACCCTACCAATCCCGGAAAAACAGCAGCGGATATCCTGTGTGATTTCACCCTGGCCCGTGGCCTGAATTATTACACAGGGATTATTTTTGAGATAAAGGCCATCGGGGTCCAGATGGGCAGTATCGGCGGTGGCGGGAGGTATGATGACCTGACCGGATTATTTGGCGTACCCAATGTTCCGGGGGTGGGCATCAGTTTTGGCGTAGACCGAATCTATGATGTGATGGAAGAACTGGACCTGTTCCCGGCAGCCGTGCAAAGCGGCACAAAAGTATTATTCTTCAATTTGGGGGATGCTGAGAGCCGCGTTGCCTATGCTTTGCTGCAACAACTGAGGGAAGCAGGAATTGCTGCTGAAATTTACCATGAACAGGCAAAGTTTGACAAGCAGTTTAAATATGCAGAGAAGAAAAACATCCCTTTTATTGTGATACTGGGCAGCGAGGAATTAATTTCCAATACCTGCAAAGTGAAGAATCTTCAATCAGGGGAACAACAGGTGATTGCACAACAGGAATTGAGGGATTATACTTTCAGTATATAA